The sequence AAGTTAAGTCCTTGGATAGAGGCTTATCTAAAGGGAAAAGGCTTTAGCATAGAGCCGAAAGCTTGTCAGATCATTGCCGAATCCATCGGGAATAACCTCGAAGTACTGACTAACGAGATCGATAAAATGCTGATCAACTTCAGTGAACCGGTTCAGATCGACAGCAATCATATCCAGCAATTTATAGGCATCAACAAGGATTATAATAACTTCGAGCTCACCAAGGCATTGAGTTTTAGAGATGTATTGAAAGCCAACAAGATCATACATTATTTCAGCCAAAATCCTAAATCCAATCCGCTGATACCGATCATTGCATTGCTTTATTTGCATTTTTCGCGATTGCTGATGGTGCATGCCAATAAAAGTCTTGGGGAGCGGGAACTGGCCGGAAAATTAAAGGTGAACCCTTATTTTATGAAAGAATATATGATTGCTTCCAAAAACTATCCTTTAGGCAAGGTTATTGATAATATCGGATACTTAAAGGAAGCTGATCTTCGTTCAAAAGGTATCGATGCCAATGGCATGAACGAAGCCGAAATCCTAAAGGAACTCGTATTTAAATTGATGCATTAAGGTGCAAAACTTTACCATGAGAAAACTATTA comes from Echinicola vietnamensis DSM 17526 and encodes:
- the holA gene encoding DNA polymerase III subunit delta, translated to MPNQPEAVIKELKSGKYAPVYFLQGEEPYFIDQITDYIEEHAIPEHEKGFNQIMMYGKDATMNTVLTNARRFPMMAERQVVIVKEAQNLPDLGKEAGDNLLINYLSNPLPSTILVFAHKYKVLDGRKALAKELDKKAVLVKSAKVPEYKLSPWIEAYLKGKGFSIEPKACQIIAESIGNNLEVLTNEIDKMLINFSEPVQIDSNHIQQFIGINKDYNNFELTKALSFRDVLKANKIIHYFSQNPKSNPLIPIIALLYLHFSRLLMVHANKSLGERELAGKLKVNPYFMKEYMIASKNYPLGKVIDNIGYLKEADLRSKGIDANGMNEAEILKELVFKLMH